The following coding sequences lie in one Populus nigra chromosome 15, ddPopNigr1.1, whole genome shotgun sequence genomic window:
- the LOC133673858 gene encoding ABC transporter I family member 1 produces MSLRKAPLPRILLDNVSCMRNAQQILRHVNVSVHDGGALVLTGSNGSGKSTFLRMLAGFSKPSAGQILWNGHDVTESGVFHQYKLQLNWLSLKDAIKEKFTVLDNVQWFELLEGKQGNSLPALELMGLGRLAKDKARMLSMGQRKRLQLARLLAIDRPIWLLDEPSVALDDDGVRLLEYIIAEHRKKGGIVFVATHLPINIEDAMYLRLPPRFPRRMTLVDMLDRAEIS; encoded by the coding sequence ATGTCGCTTCGGAAAGCACCCCTCCCTCGGATCCTTCTCGACAATGTATCGTGCATGAGAAATGCCCAGCAAATCTTGCGGCATGTAAATGTCTCTGTTCATGATGGTGGGGCGCTTGTACTGACAGGCAGCAACGGTTCGGGCAAGAGCACCTTTTTGCGAATGTTAGCTGGTTTTTCTAAGCCTTCTGCGGGTCAGATACTTTGGAATGGTCATGATGTGACTGAATCTGGAGTGTTCCATCAGTACAAGCTTCAGCTCAACTGGCTCTCCCTGAAAGATGCCATCAAGGAAAAGTTTACTGTACTCGACAATGTTCAGTGGTTTGAGCTTCTTGAAGGCAAGCAAGGGAATTCTCTGCCTGCTCTTGAGTTGATGGGGCTTGGAAGATTAGCAAAGGATAAGGCAAGAATGTTGTCCATGGGTCAGCGAAAAAGGCTGCAGCTTGCAAGGTTACTGGCGATTGACAGGCCAATTTGGTTGTTGGATGAGCCGTCTGTTGCATTAGATGATGATGGGGTGAGGTTGCTTGAGTACATTATCGCAGAGCATAGAAAGAAGGGAGGGATTGTGTTTGTTGCGACTCATCTACCAATTAACATTGAGGATGCCATGTACTTGAGGCTGCCACCAAGGTTCCCCAGAAGGATGACCTTGGTAGATATGCTCGATCGTGCAGAAATCTCATAA